A single genomic interval of Bacteroidota bacterium harbors:
- the gldD gene encoding gliding motility lipoprotein GldD, giving the protein MNTNNSFRFLRFSALLLIVLYFSLFISCDSDEDTLLPKPRGYFRIDLPEKKYQSYNSDCPFTFEVPTYAFIHPDEGKNAEPCWLNIDLPRFKGRVHISYKQIENNLPTYLEDARSLAAKHQLKASAISEMVVKHDSLNVYGLIYDIEGNAASSLQFYLTDSTRNFLRGALYFIVPPNSDSLAPVVEFIRKDVFRLIDTFHWKEGDQLTKPASR; this is encoded by the coding sequence ATGAACACAAATAATTCTTTCCGCTTTTTAAGGTTTTCTGCCCTCTTACTTATTGTTTTGTATTTCTCTCTGTTCATTTCCTGCGATTCCGATGAAGACACTCTTTTACCCAAGCCGCGTGGATATTTCCGTATTGACCTTCCTGAAAAAAAATATCAGTCCTATAATTCCGATTGCCCTTTCACTTTTGAAGTTCCCACCTATGCTTTCATTCACCCTGATGAAGGGAAAAACGCAGAACCTTGCTGGCTGAATATCGACCTTCCCCGATTCAAAGGACGCGTCCATATCAGCTATAAACAAATAGAAAATAACCTGCCAACTTACCTGGAAGATGCCCGTTCGCTTGCCGCCAAACACCAGTTAAAAGCATCCGCGATAAGCGAAATGGTTGTTAAACACGATTCGTTAAATGTATACGGACTGATTTATGATATTGAAGGAAATGCCGCATCATCCCTCCAATTTTACCTGACCGACAGCACCCGGAATTTTTTGCGCGGAGCGTTGTACTTTATCGTACCCCCCAACAGCGACTCTTTGGCTCCCGTCGTTGAATTCATACGGAAAGATGTTTTCAGGCTTATCGATACCTTTCATTGGAAAGAAGGCGACCAGCTCACAAAACCCGCTTCCCGCTGA
- a CDS encoding SprB repeat-containing protein, protein MKNVYFLIVVLHITNAIFAGGNKTVDPEQKAKADKCMAVQQSSIGFLENKGQMVDMNGRPVPFVLFRLETPDMDIYVTEKGLSYIFKEIKIIEKGEDEENDIKAGSGQLDSNEEQEEIDMKWQLVDANLQDAVIDRGNIIPGERSGGEHYNFFYPNCPDGIYDVKKYKDVTIKNIYPGIDWVLKTTEDGIKYDFIVNPGASASQIQIQYDHIKDKDIKLLADGSVRIKVGMGTISEAAPISYQDGQELKTKFVLNGRTISFSLPDHTMSRRLDIDPQIYWSTYFGSGGTTGAYGVVVSKSGEVYIGGYTQNAGSFPLLNPSGGVYFQGVFNTGAASGGWMQDWWIAKFDANYSFVWSTYYGSNGSEAIGDMTLNNAGDLFVVGSSPGSNFPLQAKAGAYNQAANYGAAQLYLVQFNSAGIRQWATFYGDPGGTPSSGNSIDIDPLTGNILIGGALSAGSPLFNPGGGAYYQPTIIGTGTSAPALIGFTPAGVLNWSTFFAGSTEQINDIRFTPAGSLLVTGSSTSNTLPVTAGAFQPGIAGGADVFAAEFGLSRNLTWCTYLGGTATESAYGICADNGGNVFVFGRTGSLDFPLRNPGVGAYFDNALGGGIDFFISKFTPVKNLVWSSYVGGSSFEGQNRTTKSIFADNCDNIFISGTTYSTDYPALNPGCGAYLDNTLAGAYDAVFTKFNKNNSLVWSTYYGGNNQDWPGIDVDDKNRLFATGEVIQAPAPLVNPGGGAYFDNTHTGNHDAFIVRFDPVPPAFTQSQVNATGCSCNGTATINLSCGTPGYNYVWSNGNITLNNTNATNTITGLCAETYKVTAYSSCDSVKATYTITGGSGSFSLSATQNNANCNSPGSSTITPSGGTSPYTYSWMPGNQSATTATGLSAGIYTVTASDNAGCTNVTIVTIANTHTGITAGANITANISCNGKNDGSISATTVGGTGPFTYTWSPSGQTSQTATGLAAGTYTVYITDANGCSPQTSIVLTQPANLTVGINSLTNASCGGGSNGSAIVNTAGGTPGFAYLWSNGQTANTVTGLTTGNHTVTVTDAKGCSSTALISIDAVNKVDAIAAVSSMCKGDSVQLNSSVIGPLCKCGTRPSGCSGATQTAQVGTLASTFNTPTPFNGSVTGLKQIHIISASELITSGLKCSSVITKLAFNVQSKASTQPFNNFTIKMMCGTATYNDPAFVTVFNAKPISTTTGWNSFIFDMPYEWDGVSNLSIQICWSNATTSGADVVYTSGTVGSYIANSGAGVNCSTSTATSSGGGSGITTLFTFCTPPPTYSWTPPITLSNSTIANPRSGAASTTTYTLTLSGIHNCILTDTVTVNVSTCSTSPTVSVNSMSVCPTTCANLSALGSNGTAPYTYSWNTGATTQNINICPASTTIYTVKITDSGGATSTATATVTVNPAVGVNITTSSIICNGGTNGSMFANPTSGTSPFVYSWSNLVSGSTVSGLGSGIYTVTVTDSKGCVTTSTASIISPPALTGQFTKGTSNCTNCGCKEWLMVNATGGTSPYSYSWPDGYVNRYKNQLCPGNYTINLKDKNGCSVNLNLTVKLLT, encoded by the coding sequence ATGAAAAACGTTTACTTCCTTATAGTAGTTCTGCATATTACGAACGCCATTTTTGCCGGTGGTAATAAGACGGTTGACCCTGAGCAAAAAGCCAAAGCTGATAAATGTATGGCCGTGCAGCAAAGTTCGATCGGCTTTCTTGAAAATAAGGGGCAAATGGTGGACATGAATGGCCGGCCTGTTCCGTTTGTGTTATTCAGATTGGAAACACCTGATATGGATATTTATGTCACTGAAAAAGGTCTCAGCTATATATTTAAGGAGATTAAAATAATTGAAAAAGGAGAAGATGAAGAGAATGATATTAAAGCTGGATCCGGCCAGTTGGATAGTAATGAGGAGCAGGAGGAAATAGATATGAAATGGCAACTTGTTGACGCGAATCTTCAGGATGCGGTAATTGATCGGGGAAATATTATTCCGGGTGAACGATCCGGAGGGGAACATTATAATTTCTTCTATCCCAATTGCCCCGATGGCATATATGATGTTAAGAAATATAAAGATGTTACTATAAAGAATATTTATCCCGGTATTGACTGGGTATTAAAAACCACCGAAGATGGGATCAAGTATGACTTTATTGTTAACCCCGGAGCATCCGCTTCTCAAATTCAAATTCAATACGACCATATTAAAGACAAGGACATTAAATTACTTGCCGATGGCAGTGTTCGCATAAAAGTTGGTATGGGTACTATTTCGGAGGCTGCACCTATAAGCTACCAGGATGGACAGGAACTCAAAACTAAATTTGTTCTGAATGGACGAACAATTTCCTTTTCACTTCCGGATCATACTATGTCCAGAAGGCTTGACATAGATCCTCAAATATATTGGAGTACCTATTTTGGTTCAGGAGGAACAACCGGTGCTTATGGAGTTGTTGTCAGTAAATCCGGTGAAGTGTACATCGGGGGATATACGCAGAACGCCGGAAGTTTTCCGTTGCTGAATCCGAGTGGAGGTGTTTACTTCCAGGGTGTATTTAATACAGGAGCTGCAAGTGGTGGGTGGATGCAGGATTGGTGGATAGCGAAGTTTGATGCGAATTACAGCTTTGTTTGGTCAACATATTATGGCAGTAACGGCAGTGAAGCAATAGGTGATATGACTTTAAACAACGCGGGCGATCTGTTTGTTGTTGGGAGTTCTCCCGGAAGCAATTTTCCTTTACAGGCAAAGGCGGGAGCGTATAATCAGGCAGCCAATTACGGAGCAGCTCAACTGTATTTAGTGCAATTCAACAGCGCCGGAATAAGGCAATGGGCCACATTTTATGGAGATCCCGGTGGTACCCCATCCAGCGGTAATTCCATAGACATCGATCCTTTAACAGGAAATATTTTAATCGGCGGAGCCTTAAGCGCCGGCTCACCGCTTTTTAATCCGGGTGGTGGAGCATATTATCAGCCGACAATTATCGGAACAGGAACCAGTGCTCCCGCGCTTATCGGATTTACTCCCGCCGGCGTTCTTAATTGGTCAACTTTTTTTGCCGGAAGCACAGAGCAGATTAATGATATCAGATTTACACCTGCCGGAAGTTTATTGGTAACAGGATCTTCTACTTCAAATACATTGCCTGTAACCGCAGGAGCATTTCAGCCTGGAATTGCCGGAGGAGCTGATGTTTTTGCAGCCGAATTTGGTTTATCAAGAAATTTAACATGGTGTACTTATTTAGGGGGAACCGCTACAGAAAGCGCATATGGAATATGTGCGGATAACGGTGGTAATGTTTTTGTTTTCGGCAGAACCGGTTCACTGGATTTCCCACTTCGGAATCCCGGAGTAGGTGCTTATTTTGATAATGCATTGGGTGGCGGAATAGATTTCTTCATTAGTAAATTTACCCCGGTCAAAAATCTGGTTTGGTCAAGTTATGTCGGAGGGTCAAGTTTTGAGGGTCAAAACAGAACAACTAAATCGATCTTTGCGGATAATTGTGATAATATTTTTATTTCAGGTACAACTTATTCCACGGATTACCCTGCATTAAACCCCGGTTGCGGAGCTTACCTGGATAATACACTGGCGGGAGCGTATGATGCTGTTTTTACCAAATTCAACAAAAATAATTCTCTAGTATGGTCAACCTATTACGGAGGGAATAATCAGGATTGGCCAGGCATAGATGTGGATGACAAGAACCGATTGTTTGCTACAGGAGAAGTTATTCAGGCGCCGGCCCCTCTTGTGAATCCAGGGGGCGGAGCCTATTTCGACAATACGCATACAGGAAATCACGATGCTTTTATTGTACGATTCGATCCTGTTCCTCCTGCATTTACACAGTCACAGGTAAATGCGACCGGATGCTCCTGCAATGGAACGGCGACAATTAATTTAAGTTGCGGAACTCCCGGTTATAATTATGTTTGGAGTAATGGTAATATAACACTGAATAATACCAATGCAACAAATACTATTACCGGACTTTGTGCCGAAACATATAAAGTAACTGCTTATAGCAGCTGTGACAGCGTGAAAGCTACTTATACTATAACCGGTGGAAGTGGAAGTTTCTCTTTGTCTGCTACTCAGAATAATGCAAATTGTAATAGTCCTGGAAGTTCTACTATCACCCCTTCAGGAGGAACAAGTCCGTATACATATAGCTGGATGCCCGGAAATCAGTCAGCTACAACTGCTACAGGATTATCAGCCGGCATTTATACTGTAACCGCGAGCGATAATGCGGGTTGCACAAATGTAACAATAGTGACAATTGCCAATACCCATACAGGAATAACAGCAGGTGCAAATATTACTGCAAACATTAGTTGCAACGGTAAAAATGATGGAAGTATCAGTGCAACAACGGTTGGCGGTACAGGGCCTTTTACATACACCTGGAGTCCTTCCGGACAAACAAGTCAGACAGCAACAGGTTTGGCTGCCGGAACATATACTGTTTATATAACAGATGCCAACGGTTGTTCTCCTCAAACGTCAATTGTTTTAACGCAGCCGGCAAATCTTACTGTTGGAATAAATTCACTTACAAACGCATCCTGTGGAGGCGGGAGTAATGGCTCGGCAATAGTGAATACAGCGGGAGGAACTCCCGGATTTGCTTATTTGTGGAGTAACGGGCAAACGGCAAATACAGTAACAGGTCTGACGACGGGTAATCATACGGTTACGGTTACTGATGCTAAAGGATGTTCCTCAACCGCATTAATATCTATAGATGCAGTAAATAAAGTGGATGCAATCGCAGCAGTTTCCTCAATGTGCAAAGGTGATAGTGTTCAGTTGAATTCTTCCGTTATTGGTCCATTATGTAAATGCGGGACAAGGCCTTCCGGTTGTTCCGGGGCAACACAAACAGCCCAAGTAGGAACTTTAGCATCAACTTTTAATACGCCCACACCTTTTAACGGCAGTGTAACGGGTTTGAAACAAATACATATTATCAGTGCCAGCGAATTAATTACCAGCGGCCTTAAGTGCAGTTCTGTCATCACAAAACTTGCATTTAATGTTCAGTCAAAAGCAAGTACACAGCCGTTCAATAATTTTACAATTAAAATGATGTGCGGGACAGCTACCTATAATGATCCTGCCTTTGTTACTGTATTTAACGCCAAACCTATTAGTACGACGACCGGATGGAATTCATTTATTTTTGATATGCCTTATGAATGGGATGGGGTAAGTAATTTAAGTATACAAATATGCTGGTCAAATGCAACCACTTCAGGAGCAGATGTGGTTTACACTTCAGGTACTGTCGGAAGTTATATTGCTAATTCCGGGGCAGGAGTGAATTGTTCAACCTCCACTGCTACAAGCTCCGGAGGTGGCAGTGGAATAACAACCTTATTTACGTTTTGCACACCTCCCCCGACTTATTCGTGGACTCCTCCAATAACTTTAAGTAATTCAACTATTGCTAATCCCAGATCAGGAGCTGCCTCAACTACAACTTATACACTTACGTTAAGCGGGATTCATAATTGTATCTTAACAGATACTGTAACTGTGAACGTTAGTACCTGTTCCACTTCACCGACTGTATCAGTAAACAGTATGTCCGTTTGTCCCACAACTTGTGCAAATCTATCTGCGTTAGGAAGTAACGGAACAGCTCCCTATACCTACTCCTGGAACACGGGAGCCACTACTCAGAATATAAATATATGTCCTGCTTCAACAACAATATATACGGTTAAAATTACTGATTCGGGAGGCGCCACATCTACCGCCACCGCTACAGTAACCGTGAATCCTGCTGTTGGTGTTAATATTACAACTTCATCCATTATCTGTAACGGAGGCACTAATGGCAGTATGTTTGCTAATCCGACAAGCGGCACTTCACCTTTTGTTTACAGTTGGAGTAATTTGGTTTCAGGTTCAACAGTTTCAGGTTTGGGTTCAGGAATTTATACTGTTACAGTAACTGATTCAAAAGGTTGTGTTACGACTTCTACTGCCTCAATAATATCACCGCCCGCTTTAACAGGACAGTTCACCAAAGGCACTTCTAACTGTACAAATTGTGGATGTAAAGAATGGTTAATGGTAAATGCTACAGGAGGCACAAGTCCCTATAGTTATTCATGGCCTGATGGTTATGTAAACAGGTACAAGAACCAGCTTTGTCCGGGCAACTACACTATAAATCTTAAAGATAAAAATGGCTGTAGTGTGAATCTTAATTTAACGGTAAAACTATTGACATAG
- a CDS encoding single-stranded DNA-binding protein, with product MTGVNKVILVGNLGKDPEVRYLEGGVAVAHFSIATSETYKDKTGNKVESTEWHNIVMWRGLAEVAEKHLKKGMQVYIEGKLRTRSWEDKEGHKRYTTEILADNMVMLGRKENNPQAGVNLPLPDNSALPTSSNDSTEDLPF from the coding sequence ATGACCGGAGTAAACAAAGTAATTTTAGTGGGCAACTTGGGTAAAGACCCTGAAGTACGCTACCTGGAAGGGGGAGTGGCCGTTGCTCATTTTTCAATAGCTACTTCCGAAACATATAAAGACAAAACAGGAAATAAAGTTGAATCCACCGAATGGCACAATATAGTAATGTGGCGCGGACTTGCCGAAGTAGCCGAAAAGCATTTGAAAAAAGGCATGCAGGTGTATATTGAAGGTAAATTACGCACCCGATCATGGGAGGACAAAGAAGGCCATAAGCGATACACCACCGAAATATTGGCGGATAATATGGTCATGCTGGGCCGTAAAGAAAACAACCCGCAAGCGGGTGTCAATCTGCCTTTGCCCGATAATTCTGCTCTACCGACAAGCAGTAATGATTCGACTGAGGATCTGCCGTTCTAG
- the gldE gene encoding gliding motility-associated protein GldE, whose translation MLNTIQLFLGEIIIHPLSPAIIFALLGMLLLLTFTTAISAAESAFFSLNPGDIEELKKTGHKTDALIIELIDRPKRLLATLLISLNFVNIAIVILSTFVMSELFDFTENRTFGFVLQVVVVTFLILILGEIIPNVYAIQNPLSATRLLVLPTLFFEKVFYPVSSFLIFSTSFIDKRIKKKTHNISVEELSHALELTSEQETPQDDQKILQGIVKFGFTDVKQIMCSRVDVTAFDHSTPFPELIKKIEDSVYSRIPVYKQSFDNVAGVLYIKDILPHLEKPDFEWQTLLRSPFFVPESKKIDDLLREFQHKKIHLAVVVDEYGGTSGIVTLEDIIEEIIGEINDEFDDDDLVYSKLDPQNYVFEGRIALKDIYRILDIDGKKFEESKGESDTLAGFLIELEGRILARGEKVSFNNLLFTIEAADNRKIKRVKITLPKTDEHK comes from the coding sequence ATGCTAAACACAATTCAATTATTCTTAGGTGAAATTATCATCCACCCATTATCGCCAGCCATAATTTTTGCGCTCTTGGGGATGCTGTTATTATTGACATTTACCACAGCAATTTCAGCGGCCGAAAGCGCCTTTTTCTCCTTGAACCCAGGCGACATCGAAGAACTGAAAAAAACAGGACACAAAACGGATGCGCTTATTATCGAACTTATTGACAGGCCCAAACGGCTGCTGGCAACTTTACTCATCAGCCTCAATTTTGTGAATATTGCCATTGTCATTCTTTCAACATTTGTGATGTCCGAACTTTTCGATTTCACCGAAAACCGAACATTTGGATTTGTCCTCCAGGTTGTGGTAGTGACTTTTTTGATCCTTATTCTCGGTGAGATCATTCCCAATGTTTACGCCATTCAGAATCCGCTTTCAGCCACGCGCCTGCTGGTGTTGCCAACACTTTTTTTTGAAAAGGTATTTTACCCGGTCAGCTCATTTCTTATTTTTTCCACTTCATTTATAGATAAACGCATTAAGAAAAAAACGCATAACATATCCGTTGAGGAATTATCACATGCCCTGGAACTTACATCAGAACAGGAAACGCCGCAGGATGATCAGAAAATTCTTCAGGGTATTGTAAAATTCGGCTTCACCGATGTTAAACAGATCATGTGTTCGCGGGTTGATGTTACGGCATTTGATCATTCCACCCCGTTCCCTGAACTGATCAAAAAAATTGAGGACTCTGTATATTCACGGATCCCGGTATATAAACAGTCGTTTGACAATGTTGCAGGTGTTTTATATATAAAAGATATTTTACCCCATCTCGAAAAACCGGATTTTGAATGGCAAACGCTTTTACGTTCGCCCTTTTTTGTTCCTGAAAGCAAAAAAATAGATGATCTGTTGCGTGAATTTCAACACAAAAAAATACACCTGGCTGTGGTTGTTGATGAATACGGCGGAACCTCAGGCATTGTAACCCTTGAAGATATCATTGAAGAGATCATCGGTGAAATAAATGATGAGTTTGACGATGACGACCTTGTCTATTCGAAACTGGATCCACAAAACTATGTATTTGAAGGCAGGATAGCTCTTAAGGATATATACAGGATCCTGGATATTGACGGAAAAAAATTTGAAGAAAGCAAAGGTGAATCAGATACGCTGGCCGGATTTTTAATTGAACTGGAAGGGCGTATTTTAGCAAGGGGCGAAAAAGTAAGTTTCAATAACCTTTTGTTTACGATAGAAGCAGCTGATAACCGGAAAATAAAACGCGTAAAGATCACTTTACCTAAAACCGATGAACACAAATAA
- a CDS encoding choice-of-anchor L domain-containing protein: MLNPKFYSVRIIILLIVGAPQLFAQLTINTSLTPSQLVQNVLLGNGVIASNITYTGSPNAIAEFGGTTNIGIATGIIMTTGVTTGINGPQGPNGSPSSGMDNGYPGDSLLNSIISDSTHNASVLEFDFVPTGDTIKFHYVFGSEEYPTYACSAYNDIFGFFISGPKPISGSYIKENIALIPGTILPVSIKNINNQGCSMYPQYYVNNGTGNTPLVNTTIQYNGFTKRLTAIAPVVCGSTYHIKLVIADVKDANFDSGVFLEAGSFSSNSISIKAKVGFGSNDTTIFEGCGKSTFILRRSKSMLSKADTVNFSLTGTASNGTDYSLTSSNITGSNIIFPAGLDSIQIDLNAMQDLIAEGIEYFTLTLNIVQCNKTIQKSVTIYINDVAPLTVSTGNDINLSCPGTAITINAVASGGVGIGNYRYSWSTGSSGSGISVNPAATITYIVSVTDTCGIFSAIDTIVVNVNYTPLTLSVSANTEICPGDSTTLAATAALGMPGYKLIWLPGNDSLNSIVVKPNATTTYSVTAADSCGQKETKYITVTVSETNADFNYSFASDLRVDFSNMSTDASNFFWYFGDTASSTLTNPSHTYADSGTYTVTLIASNAIGCTDSVSRTFVLFPDLYFYFPNSFTPNNDGNNDVFAGKGYGVLRYTMKIYDRWGNLIFTGNETEPGWDGKTKNGKAQMDCYVCIFDVEDHFGHSYHKMGNIMLIR; this comes from the coding sequence ATGTTGAACCCAAAATTTTATAGTGTCAGGATTATTATTTTGCTAATAGTTGGTGCTCCTCAATTATTTGCTCAGCTTACTATAAATACTTCTTTAACTCCTTCGCAACTTGTTCAAAATGTGCTTTTAGGGAATGGTGTGATAGCGAGCAATATTACTTATACCGGCTCACCCAACGCCATTGCAGAATTCGGCGGAACTACCAATATCGGAATTGCAACAGGAATAATCATGACCACTGGTGTTACCACCGGAATAAATGGCCCGCAAGGCCCAAACGGTTCACCAAGCAGTGGAATGGATAACGGTTACCCCGGTGATTCTCTTCTTAATTCAATTATTTCCGACAGTACACATAATGCATCTGTACTTGAGTTTGATTTTGTTCCCACAGGCGATACAATTAAATTTCATTATGTCTTTGGTTCGGAAGAATACCCGACTTACGCATGCAGTGCTTATAACGATATTTTCGGTTTTTTTATCAGCGGCCCGAAACCAATATCAGGTTCTTATATAAAAGAAAATATCGCCCTTATTCCCGGTACAATTCTGCCGGTATCTATCAAAAATATAAATAACCAGGGGTGTTCTATGTATCCGCAATATTATGTTAACAACGGAACGGGCAACACTCCGCTTGTGAACACAACTATACAATACAATGGCTTTACCAAACGCTTAACCGCAATTGCACCCGTAGTGTGCGGCTCCACCTACCATATAAAACTTGTCATTGCTGATGTTAAGGATGCGAACTTTGATTCGGGCGTGTTTCTTGAAGCAGGAAGCTTTTCAAGTAACAGTATTTCGATCAAAGCAAAAGTAGGATTCGGAAGTAATGACACTACTATTTTTGAAGGTTGCGGCAAATCAACTTTTATTTTAAGACGCAGCAAAAGCATGCTTTCAAAAGCTGATACGGTTAACTTCTCCTTAACCGGAACAGCTTCAAACGGAACCGACTATTCACTTACTTCGTCGAACATTACCGGGAGCAATATAATTTTTCCGGCCGGGCTGGACTCGATCCAGATAGACCTGAATGCCATGCAGGACCTTATCGCTGAAGGTATTGAATATTTCACATTAACATTGAATATCGTTCAGTGCAATAAAACCATTCAAAAGAGTGTGACAATTTATATCAACGATGTTGCCCCCCTTACTGTTTCAACAGGAAACGATATAAATCTTAGTTGCCCGGGCACAGCAATCACCATTAATGCTGTTGCCTCAGGAGGAGTCGGCATCGGCAATTACAGGTACAGTTGGAGTACCGGATCTTCCGGAAGCGGTATTTCCGTAAATCCTGCGGCAACAATTACCTATATTGTAAGTGTTACAGATACATGTGGTATATTCAGCGCAATAGACACCATTGTTGTAAACGTAAATTATACACCGCTTACTCTGAGCGTTTCCGCCAATACTGAAATTTGCCCGGGTGACAGTACAACACTTGCTGCCACTGCTGCATTGGGCATGCCCGGCTATAAATTAATATGGCTGCCGGGTAACGACAGCCTGAACAGCATTGTTGTAAAACCAAATGCAACTACAACATATTCCGTAACAGCAGCTGACAGTTGCGGACAAAAGGAAACAAAATATATAACCGTAACCGTTTCAGAAACAAATGCCGACTTTAATTATTCATTCGCTTCGGACCTGAGAGTTGATTTTTCAAATATGTCGACTGATGCGTCGAATTTTTTCTGGTATTTTGGCGATACTGCGTCTTCAACGCTCACTAATCCCAGTCATACTTACGCGGATTCCGGGACCTATACTGTAACCCTTATTGCTTCAAATGCGATCGGCTGCACTGATTCTGTTTCACGCACTTTTGTTTTATTTCCCGACCTGTATTTCTATTTCCCGAATAGCTTCACACCTAATAACGATGGCAACAATGATGTGTTCGCCGGAAAGGGCTACGGCGTTTTACGTTACACCATGAAAATATATGACCGTTGGGGAAATTTAATATTTACAGGGAATGAAACGGAACCCGGCTGGGATGGTAAAACCAAAAATGGCAAGGCGCAAATGGACTGCTATGTTTGCATATTTGATGTTGAAGATCATTTTGGACATAGTTACCACAAAATGGGAAATATAATGTTGATACGGTGA